The Oncorhynchus masou masou isolate Uvic2021 chromosome 8, UVic_Omas_1.1, whole genome shotgun sequence genome has a window encoding:
- the rabepk gene encoding rab9 effector protein with kelch motifs isoform X2, translated as MELLPVLDPEDKPRAGLWYAMIPRGGGPGVSVGHTCIYIPSEDDGMGKVLIIGGANPNGSFSESHVINLDSHEWDIPEWEGLEARYEHCSFVPESCPQSLWVFAGAQQSGNRNCVQNLQLTGGGLWKGVEVKGTPPCPRTYHTNSASVGDRLFVFSGGDSGATPVSDPNLHVFDTVSCTWSQPDTQGRHPPARHGHVVTAVGPKIYIHGGMAGEKFYSDIYSLDTSSMKWEKVQAKGDIPPGVAAHSAVVLGKNIYIFGGMTPEGASNAMYRFQCGPDVLPCSEPMAIS; from the exons ATGGAATTACTTCCTGTGCTGGATCCAGAGGATAAACCACGAGCGGGACTGTG GTATGCTATGATACCCAGAGGAGGTGGTCCAGGAGTTAGTGTGGGCCACACCTGTATATACATCCCCTCTGAGGATGATGGCATGGGGAAGGTCCTGATCATAGGAGGAGCCAACCCTAATGGCAGCTTTTCAGAATCCCATGTCATAAACCTGG ACAGTCACGAGTGGGACATTCCTGAATGGGAGGGTCTGGAGGCACGGTATGAACACTGCAGCTTTGTCCCTGAGAGCTGTCCACAGAGCCTGTGGGTGTTCGCTGGGGCACAGCAGAGTGGCAACCGCAACTGTGTCCAGAACCTACAACTCACAG GCGGTGGGTTGTGGAAGGGTGTAGAGGTGAAAGGGACGCCCCCCTGTCCCAGGACGTATCACACTAACTCAGCCAGCGTCGGGGACCGACTGTTTGTCTTCTCTGGAGGGGACTCAGGGGCCACACCTGTCTCGGACCCCAACCTTCACGTCTTCGACACAG TTTCCTGCACCTGGTCTCAGCCAGAcacacagggcagacatcccCCTGCAAGACACGGCCACGTGGTGACAGCGGTAGGACCCAAAATCTATATCCATGGAGGCATGGCAGGAGAGAAGTTCTACAGCGACATCTACTCTCTAGACACCA GCAGTATGAAGTGGGAGAAGGTCCAAGCCAAAGGAGACATCCCCCCGGGGGTGGCTGCCCACTCAGCTGTGGTCCTCGGAAAGAACATCTACATCTTTGGAGGGATGACCCCAGAAGGGGCCAGCAATGCAATGTACAGATTTCAGTGTG